GGAGGCGCGCAGACAGCGAGCGGGCGGGTTGAGTCTATAAGGTTCTCATGTGTCGTTTAAGAGCGCAGCGCTGCTCGAGCGACACTCATTGAACTCAGTGTTTGAAAGACTGTGATTCCGCTCCGAGAAATGGCAGAAACCGCTCCAGCAGCCGCCGCTCCGCCGGCCAAAGCGCCCAAGAAGAAGTCCGCCGCCAAAGCCAAGAAAGCAGGTCCCGGCGTCAGTGAGCTGATCGTCAAAGCCGTGTCCGCGTCCAAGGAGAGGAGCGGCGTGTCCCTCGCCGCCCTGAAGAAAGCTCTCGCCGCCGGCGGCTACGACGTGGAGAAGAACAACTCCCGCGTCAAGCTCGCCCTCAAGAGCCTGGTGACTAAAGGCGCCCTGCTTCAGGTCAAAGGGACCGGCGCCTCCGGCTCCTTCAAGATCAGCAAGAAGCAGACCGAGACCAAGAAGAAAGCGGCTCCTAAAGCCAAGAAGCCCGCGGCCAAGAAACCCGCTGCTGCCAAGAAGCCCAAGAGCGCAGCTGCAAAGAAGCCCGCCGCTAAGAAATCCCCCAAGAAGGCCAAGAAACCCACTGCCGCCGCTAAGAAGGCCACAAAGAGCCCCAAGAAGGCGACGAAGAGCCCCAAGAAAGCGAAGAAGCCCGCGGCGCCCAAGAAAGCAGCCAAGAGCCCCAAAAAGGCCAAGACCGCCAAACCCAAGACGGCAAAGCCTAAAGCTGCCAAGCCTAAAAAGGCAGCTCCCAAGAAGAAATAAAACTCTTCTTGTTTCTTCCCCGACGGCTCTTTTCAGAGCCACCCAAAAACtcgaaaaaaaagagcaaaagaaaGATCTCCACTTACACTATTAGTGGGaagtgatgataataataacactaAAAATAAGGCTAACGTTAGCCTTTCTAAAATTTTTGTATACTTGTCtgtttttttatacaatataacaAGAAAAATAGGCCCTTTTAACACTAGCTGGCtctggttatttttttttatttttttagcgtaaaaaaaaaaaaaaactttctatatGTACTGTGTTAAGATAACACGTATATCATTgctgttttgttgattttgattgcttccattgtcttcTTTTATAAGTCaaattggataaaagcgtctgctaaatgactaaatgtaagaaaattattttaagacTATGAGTTTACCTCGACTGGAAATGTTTAACATGTTGACTGCatttagaaaaaagttatttacgtTTATTAATATAAACGGCTTTAATGGATCACCAATCTaaatttaattaagttaaaaacaatatacaaatgttttttttttttcatatatatatattcaacaccCCAAAACAATCCCTTTAATGTTTTCTGTCATGTGTTTAATCTGAAATGCTGCACAGTCCGCGCGCAAATGTGGAGGTGTGGCTTTGTCGGTGGATGTTGGAGGGAAGTTCAGTGATTGGTTTAAAATCTTACAAAGCTCTAAACCAATGGGCGACTGTCACGCGCTTTGAAAAGCAGAACAACGGTTATTATGAGGTTATTATTTCTCTTTTGTAAAGTTGAAGTATTTTGCAATCgaataattacatatataaatataaataatatacattctCTTTCGTCCTTAATGATTGTTTTAATTGAAAGTTTATCAAACGTGAATGGTGTAAATCCATTTGCTTTAGTGTCAAAGGTTCTGGAAAGAATCATGTAAGGTGTTTATTTTGATAACAGTCAGTTTGGCTTGAAGTCCATGAAGGAAGGTGTAGAACTGTATAAAAGTCATAACTAGATTTTTCGATGCTTTTGATCGTTCGTCAAAGTTAAGTAAATTAAGACAAAGGGACGCACTGAACAGTCATTTAGAGTAATGGAGAGCAGAAGAGAGTCTACTTTCACCAGCACTTTTTAATGTCTATAAATTAATTTCTGGAAAATGTAAGTGACTGTAAGACTGGATGTATGATTGATAAAACCATAGTCAGTCACTGTATGTCTGCTGATGATCTAGTAGTGTTGGGTCTAAACAGCTGCTAAATATATGATCTGATTGTGGGATTAGATATGATGtggaataaaatatgaaaaaaagattGTTATATTGTACATCTTTTTATGCTGCTGTGCCTTGTGGCTAAGTTTAAAAGAGAGTCTATGAAAGCTTCAGGATGCCTACAATGACTGTGTGAAGATCCTACTGAAAACACAAGATGGAGCAGAGCATGTGATCTGTTGTGTAAGGATAACGTACGATGCTTTCAGgctttaattatacatttattctcTGTTGGATTATTCACAGAATGCTATTATGATGCTGTTGTCACCAATGAGAAAgtgttttttatgttattgtaactgtattttgtgttttgctgAGAGACCTTGATTCTGAAAATAAAGttcaattaatatataaatgaatgatgCTTAATGTAGTaaacagaaacaaagcattttgaGCGGGAAACACAAACAGCCCCGTTTGAAAACAGCCAAACAGACGTCACATATCAGCCAATCACAAGCCTCCGCACGCTAATGACGGCATAAGCTCGTGACTCGATAACGCTTTAAAATCAGACGCATGAGACGGAGGAACATTTTTCTACGTGTGTAGAACGGAGAGAGAAGTTAATCGCAGCGATGGCAAGAACCAAGCAGACGGCTCGTAAATCCACCGGTGGTAAAGCCCCGAGGAAGCAGCTCGCTACTAAAGCCGCCCGGAAGAGCGCCCCAGCCACCGGCGGCGTCAAGAAGCCCCACCGTTACAGGCCCGGGACCGTGGCTCTCCGAGAGATCCGTCGCTATCAGAAGTCCACCGAGCTGCTGATCCGCAAACTGCCTTTCCAGCGTCTGGTGCGAGAGATCGCTCAGGATTTCAAGACGGACCTGCGCTTCCAGAGCTCCGCTGTCATGGCCCTGCAGGAGTCCAGCGAGGCTTATCTGGTCGGTCTGTTCGAGGACACCAACCTGTGCGCCATCCACGCCAAGAGAGTCACCATCATGCCCAAAGACATCCAGCTGGCCCGCCGCATCCGCGGAGAGCGCGCTTAAACCCGCCGCTGCCAAACAccccaaaggctcttttaagagccaccgaCACCGCTCTGAACGAGACCGTTTCCAATGTAATAATGAATATAACACATGGAGCGTAATCTAGTTTACATGGGGTTTTCCCTTGAGTTCCCAAAACGTATTTCCTGACTATCAATTGTAGTTTTTCGTTACTACATTAATCGTGTGTATATGTAACGGGCTGATGAAAGAGTTCGGGACTACACTTTCCATTAGTCTGTGGAGTAACTTGATTACATCTGCACCTGCTATAAAGAGATGCAAAGTTTTCATCTGTGTTCAGATGGTACACAAGCAAGCGTGCGCTAAGATCAGGTAAATTATGCTCAACTGTTTTATTAGTGATGTTGAATTTAAATAAGACGAgagctgtcttttttttttttttttggaggttcAAAGTACTGTTGTACCCAGGGGCGAAAATCttatctaaatgttgggggggggggcaataaacataacatttctcacgagcaagtttttaaggggacaccaataaaataggcaaaattttacttaaggatatgtgtacagagaggaaagccttactgttgcatggagaccgttcaattatccttcttctcaaagtttctttctggttcaatgaaaaagctgactaaattgaccaaaacgttcttcaaaacatttttttttttgcaatgtttttgaagttgtttacacaatcaagccaccaaaatacaatggaatttgaacttaacttcaacttttatttatttatatagcacatttaatagcaatgttgttgcttcacagttataattaaaacatgcatatataaaaacatttgccatgcctagcaaaatgaaggcatacacactcttagacatacaccctcacacaactgtatagtgagatcagACGTGAAagacaggggaaaaaacaaaaaataataatttattacgtcaatgacagattttttcaaaaagtggattcactcagttaggaaacacctcctcagtgtgtttctcaaaattagtgcCGTTACTGCTGTAACTTAGTTTTCAACTtctttcgttggtgaaatagtgctaaaacaggcaatatggtgcctaaaatgcacttaacattaacttcttgtttattaaatttttataaaaatctggagaacaactgcactcttagtatgatgttatattagattaactatattaaatgaaataacccgatcagtggcggctcgtggattttaaaatagaggaggcaaactaattgtattggtctggggatccctgccgattgttattattattatttgcttaaccactttaaaatgtctttttggtggcttttagtcagaaactgtaaagaaaatatattcaatatcgctactcattataaatatttggtaaattatcagcccagccgctccgggagacgttcaaaccatagactgcATATAAtcaggttcaaactaatagcatctaatttatttctctatgatggttggttgatactcctgaagggaggctagcctcctctatgatgttacttttctcagcactcctcagcgctgaaagtgtacactcgatgctgattggttcccctggctcCCCCTCCCCTTCTATTTCACTTAGcggtgtaattacatcagcagattcgccacatttgcgatagaaaagcggagctttttGTTACTTCCGTGaaattacacacaaaattatatatattctgagacatgaactgaaatgaatagtgtattttattaccattaaatcttcctcattttctcCTCAAAATTTTGGGGAAAACTGTGCCTCCCCttgcctcacccgacgagccgccactgacaCAGaccatagtgaacgcgggaaaatctaaatgtgcacccgcgctaatctaacgtacaagacttgtatatgcgtacactatgggtgtgtgtaagatGTTATTATGGAGTTCCACAACTGTTGAAACACGTTGTTTTTTTGCACCcaaccggactgtgtgtgtgtgtgtgtgtgtgtgtcagtggtggtgaggtaaaagggagcaggcagtggaccaaagcaatgtgaggcaaagcagggggaactcgagatgtttaaaacttttttttgttgttgctccatttaaatttgtatttttttactacttaaacaattagtttaactatatataattatgttatttacaatacacatatttaaattgtattttaggggggggacaaccctcaaaTAGGGGGGGTCTggacccccccgcgatttccgcctatggttGTACCTATCTACCACACAATTCCTCAACTATACCATTATCTTGCATGTGAAAtatatgaaaagaaaaacttaaattatgatctaaattaaatatactgtaatatgtttCTGGATATTAATCTAGGTGTTGGGTGTAGAGTTCTGCCATCTGTCGGTTAAAGAAAAGCCTAGTTTAAGTCAGAAATGGTTTTGTCCATAGATAGAGggcaatagatagatagatagatagatagatagatagatagatagatagatagatctattcATTATACTGAAGGTGGCCATCTGCTTATATCATAacttttgtgatgcattttgagaATTTATATCAGGTTCGTAGCCAGcgtaatttttttctcccttttcaaatttcaaatcacatcagaaaagtatttatttctaatgtaaataaagtaaataatcaaaaagttaaggGTATATGTAAGGAGGGATtcattgtcccaataaggtgacaTCCATTAAATTAAactcaataagttattattgcattctgttttataatgtactacaatactgaggtgcagataattacCAGTATTTGCATTAAGTAGCCTAGTATAaacagcagaaaatcctgctaacATAGTATACATAGAATCTATtgatatttgcacttagtgtaaatagctgcTGACTTTTTTTGATTTCTGGCAGACTAATGCCGGATGAAgcaatgttgccagatgttgctattaaaaaaaaaaaaaaaaaaaaaattaaaacctgtaaataaataaaatataacaaaattatttaagatattttggaaattagataagATAAAGTTATTGCTGACCCAAATCCGCaacttcctactttattaactttctaaagtgttaaattaagtggaaaaacaagtcaaaaacacTTATAATTGCTGGATCCTGCTGCGTCTTGGCCTCTCGCTGACAACTCTCACTCGTTCACTTCGGAAGCGTCTCGTAGCGATCATTTTCACACCAcggacgctaaacattctgaattatacatgcagacattcatatgaggagtttagcagcaaattagtcaatcagagaacaaTCTTTTTTCCTAACATGAAAGATTTACAGAGGTGACCTCATAACGTTAGCTGGCTACGGCCATGATTATAACAACAACTGTATTTAAtgaagtaaaaatataataaatacgtAATAGAGTTGGCCAACAGATAATTAGCTAAATATTCTCTATAGCTCTTTTTTTCTAGCCAACTAACGTGCTACATATATGGTAATTAAATGGCTATAAATGTTGTGTGACATAATTGTTCTCCAGCGGTTTTATTGACCTCTTTGCACAATGAAAAAAACTGATTGATCGATATGAGGAGGAATATACATTTCGGTAAGTAATGTATCTTTCAACATTGTTCATTCGGGTTTATTTACTATTAGctagagatgatcggttcacgtgccactatacatacagtcggcaaatagtcatagttgggggcggagtcggcgttggggaaaacacagcgaacatcgcgtgtatttgaatgacaaaaatgcacatattgagcgctcattcccagagacgcgtagaacaatcgtagtctcttttaactttaatattcatatacactggtccatatcgatatttgattcaattTACAGCCCTttagaccccttaatcgcctacgtcactgtgacgtcaccgctctacgtaacataaggcagaactcacagcaggggcccgttcttcgcaggcggcaaggaagccgaccggaagttgaagtcggccgcgtgccgccatcttgtagcagaacttcacttgcgttagcatcccattgactcccattcattttggcatcactttgacagcgaataactttacatctgaggtgtttaaagactccgtttgtccattatttatttctaaagatacacgacaatgtataaagggctccattaccttctatgttacattatggcccacagtttttgtaaaaaataggctaacgattgcgtcataaccactcgactctctgtcgcattaccgtacagacaggaggagaagctcgcaggcaattaacttaatatggcgtactggtgtacattttaaaatactatacaaaataattaatcagaatacttactcctgctcactcacgccaagaacttcccgctcaagctcgccgtctctgcaagattaacgatggcagtttgcacgcacagccactagaagatgtacatctgtcagacaggttgctgacgtcatcaagcttagtttgagtctgcgcgtcagaaacagaagtgctaaacaacgctaaaaatgggcttcacttgtctcaattgagttccaatggggtcgctgtgtccatttcttttactgtctatggttcttcgtacgtcgctaactcaattagctggatttgattgttgacgatttggcgtgatcttggatcgtttggttcttcgaagctcatcctggagctgctgtcatagcaacaggtccgtaagggacaataatttaaaataataatcattaaaaaaattatttaaaaataatataaaaatgctgtgtagtccataacagcctactatagacagccagttttactcactgaaatatttatttgtcataaaagtattacttcataattgtgttagagtcttacacacatgctatacagataatagagtcgtgcattattttgagtgatgactgctattataagagtggcttgatggagcgcaggagatgcagataacatgatattgacccttaagaaactttcattaatgctgtcacgtaacaaatttgtccaaatataaaattaaatgaatagataatttctacactgaaataaaaatgtaaagactgaacaactattataaattgcgaatctaaataattgggaataatgaaaaaaaatctaaaaaaataaaaacatgtatatattatctgtttcatgtatctattataacatttatgtagttttgtttgcttggctgtttccttataaaagtccagaaatttgtcaggtttttcgtcgggtgtcattttaaattatatgacgtcattacattgccgtcttgccaccagccaatcgctgcactgctgatcatggtttcgagtatcgatacatatccccttttaaggcaacacatgaacgcgcaattatctcagataactcaatccagcgatactaatcatacacaacaggtgtgttcgaagaacccaattagccggatcatgattagcacgatgatatcatcttggatgtgtcatttgatcttggatgtaataagcgacgtatgaagaacgggccccaggtgcgctaaaagtttgaggttttgactttaaaatgtcttcttgttgggtttttggctgccagaaaaaatggaacagcacttttgtttcaaaactaaagttttaccggatcccggcaaacattccttcacagaaatcaagaagacaattgtggttgaatgcaatacggcgtacagactggacgaagatgatcataaataatgctcgtgtttgcagcgTACACTTCATATCAGGAAAAATAATCTATACATATGCACTGGTGTGTTggtttatctagtaaatcagcaagtttctgttttattggTGAAAAGTAACCAACCTTCAGCGCAttagctagtttaaatgttaaacaaacatacaacgATAGATGTatgtgccatcctttgaatggtctcttaaaataatgcacattgctaatcatagttagcccagcgataggttacattagaaaataagccttgacaaaataccccataccacccaaaagtaattcatatggccgtatggcataTGGGTCAGGTAGCCTccttccatccgcgagagttaataaaaaaaaaaaaagctgtcacggtCGCGCAGAATCAGTGACCGTatacatattcggacagttcctaaccttcttctgcatccatgtttaataaatccctcctaaaacgtgctagcTTACACTTGTCAACATTGTgtccgcgcctctttttgcctcctgctaagccccgcccaccctgagacgttggaatgtttacaaacttttaaggggtctattgtagatgtattcattccaaaatagccaaattccgtgacgttctgctttatatagccagttccatttgtgactggattccgcgattcaatcgcttcgcaaacacagacggggtgaatttataaatgaaagtgtaaaagttcagacacaaaaccttgttgttacgtatcctcacgcttttttaagtgggtatatggtagggctgggacaacgcgtcgaggtcatcgatgacgtcgacgcaaaaaatacgtagacgcaaaatatgcgcatcgattcgtcgacctgtttttatttctctaaaaatcGTTTgtaaaacgtttaccttatgtgcgctgaatatacgcgatggccggatcaacattctgtccaacgttatataaccaatccaggggtttttctgcatttatcttttttttggcggctgtcaaagccttatttgatcggtgagtgatgtagaatagaatgaccgtgctgcgcctgacagggcgcgtacgagagagagcccctgTGCTcccagtcttcaaacaacacgagcgcttcttgctctctctccttcgtgcatattaatcaaaatcattaaacacgatagaaaaagggcgaaagacccaagtttcacgcgcgctcgcgcactcacagtcttcaaactacacgagcgctgtcttgctctctctctctctctctctctctctctctctctctctctctctctctctctctccctcgtgaatattaaccaaaatcattagacacgatagaaaaagggcggaacgccaaagtttcacgtggagcattctgagatttttttttctccatgacaggctgctggctcccactgttaatttttattttttattttttgtaaaagcactctctgtattagcttaaagccctaaagtttacattggttactgtattctttcaattgctctaaataagtattttgggtgaccttttttattgaatgctagacatcaagttgttgttattttcatctgaaagaagaactttttttcagtaagctaggccctatgtgttcagtaagcttgtttcagtaagctatgtgttttcaaggctttaaggttttattgaatgctatctctatacaagtgcaaagtaatgcattcttagtcagtcatttattgtataattttaagaggaataaacatatattgcaatgttaaggaattcatgtttttttcattcagatatgtaaatcaacatgtataaattgttagtattcaattaatggggagataatcgaaatcgaatcggtctgaaaaaaattaatcgttagattagtcgatgcatcgaaaaaaaaaaaaaaaaataatcgctagattaatcgtttacaaaataatcgtttatcccagccttAGTATATGGAAATCCTTGGCCTTTTCTAGTGGGTATACGGCGTATCATGTAGACTACACCTCTTAGCTGACGCGTTTTCATGCgaggttcgacactaggctaacatTACATAGTTTtacttcaggtagaatgataaggctaattatatatgcatgccactttctgaaacaaccttacacagttttgat
The genomic region above belongs to Carassius carassius chromosome 3, fCarCar2.1, whole genome shotgun sequence and contains:
- the LOC132127700 gene encoding histone H3-like — protein: MARTKQTARKSTGGKAPRKQLATKAARKSAPATGGVKKPHRYRPGTVALREIRRYQKSTELLIRKLPFQRLVREIAQDFKTDLRFQSSAVMALQESSEAYLVGLFEDTNLCAIHAKRVTIMPKDIQLARRIRGERA
- the LOC132115419 gene encoding histone H1-like, which translates into the protein MAETAPAAAAPPAKAPKKKSAAKAKKAGPGVSELIVKAVSASKERSGVSLAALKKALAAGGYDVEKNNSRVKLALKSLVTKGALLQVKGTGASGSFKISKKQTETKKKAAPKAKKPAAKKPAAAKKPKSAAAKKPAAKKSPKKAKKPTAAAKKATKSPKKATKSPKKAKKPAAPKKAAKSPKKAKTAKPKTAKPKAAKPKKAAPKKK